Proteins from a genomic interval of Dama dama isolate Ldn47 chromosome 1, ASM3311817v1, whole genome shotgun sequence:
- the TRIM34 gene encoding E3 ubiquitin-protein ligase TRIM34 isoform X2 yields the protein MLQAALMRLRKEQQKAEKLEADIREERTSWKYQTQTERQRIQTEFNQLRSILDSEEQRELQKLEEEEKKTLDSLAVAEAELVQQGQVLKELISDLERRSEWSAVELLQDMSGVMKWSKIWTLKKPKTVPKTLKNVFRVPDLRGMLHMFKELTRVQCHWVDITLNPLNLNLNLVLSEDQRQVLSVPIWPFKSYNYGILGSQYFSSGKHYWEIDVSKKTAWILGVYCRIRSCNIKFAVQQSTNYENAYSIYKPQFGYWVIGLKDKFRYEAFEDSSTAHPDSRVLTLSMTVPPRHVGVFLDYEEGTVSFFNVTNHGSLIYKFSKCNFSRNAYPYFNPWDCPAPMTLCPPSS from the exons ATGCTCCAGGCAGCTCTGATGAGGCTGAGGAAGGAGCAGCAGAAGGCTGAGAAGTTGGAAGCTGACATCAGAGAAGAGAGAACTtcctggaag TATCAGACTCAGACTGAGAGACAAAGGATACAAACAGAGTTTAATCAGCTTAGAAGCATCCTGGACAGTGAGGAGCAAAGAGAACTGCAGAAattggaggaagaggagaagaagaCCCTGGATAGCTTGGCTGTGGCTGAGGCTGAGCTGGTTCAGCAGGGCCAGGTGCTGAAGGAGCTCATCTCAGATCTGGAGCGCCGCAGTGAATGGTCAGCTGTGGAGCTGCTGCAG gACATGAGTGGAGTCATGAAATG GAGTAAGATCTGGACACTGAAGAAGCCAAAAACGGTTCCCAAGACACTGAAGAATGTATTCCGGGTTCCAGATCTGCGTGGAATGCTGCACATGTTTAAAG AGCTAACACGCGTCCAGTGCCACTGGG tgGACATCACATTGAATCCCCTCAACCTAAATTTGAATCTTGTCCTTTCAGAAGATCAGAGACAAGTGCTATCTGTGCCAATATGGCCTTTTAAGAGTTATAATTATGGTATCTTGGGCTCCCAATATTTCTCATCAGGGAAACACTACTGGGAAATAGATGTATCCAAGAAGACTGCCTGGATCCTAGGGGTATACTGTAGAATACGTTCCTGTAATATAAAGTTTGCTGTTCAACAAAGCACGAATTATGAAAATGCTTACTCCATATACAAACCTCAATTTGGCTACTGGGTTATAGGGTTAAAGGACAAATTTAGGTATGAAGCCTTTGAGGACTCTTCCACTGCTCATCCTGACTCAAGAGTCTTGACTCTTTCCATGACTGTTCCTCCCCGTCATGTTGGTGTTTTTCTAGACTATGAAGAAGGCACTGTCTCATTTTTCAATGTCACAAACCATGGGTCACTCATCTATAAGTTCTCTAAGTGCAACTTTTCTCGGAATGCCTATCCATATTTCAATCCTTGGGACTGTCCGGCTCCCATGACACTGTGCCCTCCAAGTTCCTGA
- the TRIM34 gene encoding E3 ubiquitin-protein ligase TRIM34 isoform X1, with product MALNTVVNLQEDLSCPICRELLTEPLSLGCGHSFCQACITDNKETDTSLGGDSSCPVCGTRYSLGNLWPNQHLANIVKRLRTVKLSPEEGQKTGLCVHHKEKLLLFCKEDRKVICRLCERSEEHHGHHTFLMEEAVKESQEMLQAALMRLRKEQQKAEKLEADIREERTSWKYQTQTERQRIQTEFNQLRSILDSEEQRELQKLEEEEKKTLDSLAVAEAELVQQGQVLKELISDLERRSEWSAVELLQDMSGVMKWSKIWTLKKPKTVPKTLKNVFRVPDLRGMLHMFKELTRVQCHWVDITLNPLNLNLNLVLSEDQRQVLSVPIWPFKSYNYGILGSQYFSSGKHYWEIDVSKKTAWILGVYCRIRSCNIKFAVQQSTNYENAYSIYKPQFGYWVIGLKDKFRYEAFEDSSTAHPDSRVLTLSMTVPPRHVGVFLDYEEGTVSFFNVTNHGSLIYKFSKCNFSRNAYPYFNPWDCPAPMTLCPPSS from the exons ATGGCTTTAAATACTGTGGTGAACCTACAGGAAGACTTATCCTGTCCCATCTGCCGGGAGCTTTTAACAGAACCCCTGAGTCTAGGCTGTGGTCACAGCTTCTGCCAGGCGTGCATCACTGACAACAAGGAGACAGATACCAGCCTAGGAGGGGACAGCAGCTGTCCTGTGTGTGGTACCCGGTACTCGCTTGGAAACCTATGGCCTAATCAGCATCTGGCCAACATAGTGAAGAGACTCAGAACGGTCAAGTTGAGCCCAGAGGAGGGGCAGAAGACAGGTCTCTGTGTGCACCATAAAGAGAAACTCCTACTCTTCTGTAAGGAAGATAGAAAAGTCATTTGTCGACTTTGTGAACGATCTGAGGAGCACCACGGTCACCACACATTCCTCATGGAAGAGGCAGTCAAGGAAAGTCAG GAGATGCTCCAGGCAGCTCTGATGAGGCTGAGGAAGGAGCAGCAGAAGGCTGAGAAGTTGGAAGCTGACATCAGAGAAGAGAGAACTtcctggaag TATCAGACTCAGACTGAGAGACAAAGGATACAAACAGAGTTTAATCAGCTTAGAAGCATCCTGGACAGTGAGGAGCAAAGAGAACTGCAGAAattggaggaagaggagaagaagaCCCTGGATAGCTTGGCTGTGGCTGAGGCTGAGCTGGTTCAGCAGGGCCAGGTGCTGAAGGAGCTCATCTCAGATCTGGAGCGCCGCAGTGAATGGTCAGCTGTGGAGCTGCTGCAG gACATGAGTGGAGTCATGAAATG GAGTAAGATCTGGACACTGAAGAAGCCAAAAACGGTTCCCAAGACACTGAAGAATGTATTCCGGGTTCCAGATCTGCGTGGAATGCTGCACATGTTTAAAG AGCTAACACGCGTCCAGTGCCACTGGG tgGACATCACATTGAATCCCCTCAACCTAAATTTGAATCTTGTCCTTTCAGAAGATCAGAGACAAGTGCTATCTGTGCCAATATGGCCTTTTAAGAGTTATAATTATGGTATCTTGGGCTCCCAATATTTCTCATCAGGGAAACACTACTGGGAAATAGATGTATCCAAGAAGACTGCCTGGATCCTAGGGGTATACTGTAGAATACGTTCCTGTAATATAAAGTTTGCTGTTCAACAAAGCACGAATTATGAAAATGCTTACTCCATATACAAACCTCAATTTGGCTACTGGGTTATAGGGTTAAAGGACAAATTTAGGTATGAAGCCTTTGAGGACTCTTCCACTGCTCATCCTGACTCAAGAGTCTTGACTCTTTCCATGACTGTTCCTCCCCGTCATGTTGGTGTTTTTCTAGACTATGAAGAAGGCACTGTCTCATTTTTCAATGTCACAAACCATGGGTCACTCATCTATAAGTTCTCTAAGTGCAACTTTTCTCGGAATGCCTATCCATATTTCAATCCTTGGGACTGTCCGGCTCCCATGACACTGTGCCCTCCAAGTTCCTGA
- the LOC133053941 gene encoding small ubiquitin-related modifier 2-like — MVDKRPKEDVKTENVNHINLKVVGQDGPVVRFKIQRHTPRSKLIKAYCKKKTEMEDEDTIDIFQQQDGSVY; from the exons ATGGTAGACAAAAGGCCCAAGGAAGATGTCAAGACTGAGAACGTCAATCATATTAATTTGAAGGTGGTGGGGCAGGATGGTCCTGTGGTGCGGTTTAAGATTCAGAGGCA TACACCACGTAGTAAACTAATAAAAgcctattgtaaaaaaaaaa CGGAGATGGAAGATGAAGATACAATTGACATATTCCAGCAGCAAGATGGAAGTGTCTACTAA
- the TRIM34 gene encoding E3 ubiquitin-protein ligase TRIM34 isoform X3, whose product MYQTQTERQRIQTEFNQLRSILDSEEQRELQKLEEEEKKTLDSLAVAEAELVQQGQVLKELISDLERRSEWSAVELLQDMSGVMKWSKIWTLKKPKTVPKTLKNVFRVPDLRGMLHMFKELTRVQCHWVDITLNPLNLNLNLVLSEDQRQVLSVPIWPFKSYNYGILGSQYFSSGKHYWEIDVSKKTAWILGVYCRIRSCNIKFAVQQSTNYENAYSIYKPQFGYWVIGLKDKFRYEAFEDSSTAHPDSRVLTLSMTVPPRHVGVFLDYEEGTVSFFNVTNHGSLIYKFSKCNFSRNAYPYFNPWDCPAPMTLCPPSS is encoded by the exons ATG TATCAGACTCAGACTGAGAGACAAAGGATACAAACAGAGTTTAATCAGCTTAGAAGCATCCTGGACAGTGAGGAGCAAAGAGAACTGCAGAAattggaggaagaggagaagaagaCCCTGGATAGCTTGGCTGTGGCTGAGGCTGAGCTGGTTCAGCAGGGCCAGGTGCTGAAGGAGCTCATCTCAGATCTGGAGCGCCGCAGTGAATGGTCAGCTGTGGAGCTGCTGCAG gACATGAGTGGAGTCATGAAATG GAGTAAGATCTGGACACTGAAGAAGCCAAAAACGGTTCCCAAGACACTGAAGAATGTATTCCGGGTTCCAGATCTGCGTGGAATGCTGCACATGTTTAAAG AGCTAACACGCGTCCAGTGCCACTGGG tgGACATCACATTGAATCCCCTCAACCTAAATTTGAATCTTGTCCTTTCAGAAGATCAGAGACAAGTGCTATCTGTGCCAATATGGCCTTTTAAGAGTTATAATTATGGTATCTTGGGCTCCCAATATTTCTCATCAGGGAAACACTACTGGGAAATAGATGTATCCAAGAAGACTGCCTGGATCCTAGGGGTATACTGTAGAATACGTTCCTGTAATATAAAGTTTGCTGTTCAACAAAGCACGAATTATGAAAATGCTTACTCCATATACAAACCTCAATTTGGCTACTGGGTTATAGGGTTAAAGGACAAATTTAGGTATGAAGCCTTTGAGGACTCTTCCACTGCTCATCCTGACTCAAGAGTCTTGACTCTTTCCATGACTGTTCCTCCCCGTCATGTTGGTGTTTTTCTAGACTATGAAGAAGGCACTGTCTCATTTTTCAATGTCACAAACCATGGGTCACTCATCTATAAGTTCTCTAAGTGCAACTTTTCTCGGAATGCCTATCCATATTTCAATCCTTGGGACTGTCCGGCTCCCATGACACTGTGCCCTCCAAGTTCCTGA
- the LOC133054165 gene encoding olfactory receptor 52B4-like yields MSSAPDVTASNHSSVSHTVFHLLGIPGLEDQHVWISIPFFMSYVIALLGNSLLIFIIFMERSLHEPMYLFLCMLAGADLVLSTCTVPQALAIFWFNVREIALDRCITQLFFIHSTFIAESGILLVMAFDRYIAICYPLRYTSILTHTLIGKIGVIAFLRSYCTILPIIFLLKRLTFCQNNVIPHTYCEHIGLAKYACNDIRVNIWYGFAILMLTVVLDVLLIFVSYVLILHAVFHIPSQDARHKALNTCGSHVCVIILFYGPGIFTILTQRFGRHIPPHIHILLANVCMLAPPMLNPIIYGIKTKQIWEQVAHVLFIKQK; encoded by the coding sequence ATGTCATCTGCTCCAGATGTGACTGCTTCTAACCACAGCAGTGTCAGTCACACAGTCTTCCACTTGCTGGGCATCCCAGGCCTTGAGGACCAGCACGTGTGGATCTCCATCCCCTTCTTCATGTCCTATGTCATCGCCCTGCTTGGGAACAGCCTGCTCATCTTCATTATCTTCATGGAACGGAGCCTCCATGAACCCATGTACCTCTTCCTCTGCATGCTGGCTGGAGCAGACCTTGTCCTCTCCACATGCACAGTCCCTCAGGCCTTGGCCATTTTCTGGTTCAATGTGAGGGAGATCGCCCTGGATCGCTGCATCACCCAacttttcttcatccattccacCTTCATCGCTGAGTCGGGGATCTTGCTAGTAATGGCATTTGATCGCTACATTGCCATATGCTACCCTCTGAGATACACCAGTATTCTTACACACACACTAATTGGCAAAATCGGTGTGATTGCCTTTCTGAGAAGTTATTGTACAATTTTGCCCataatatttcttttgaaaaggTTGACTTTCTGCCAAAATAATGTCATTCCACACACCTATTGTGAACATATTGGCTTGGCCAAATATGCTTGTAATGACATTCGAGTGAACATCTGGTATGGGTTTGCTATCCTCATGTTAACAGTGGTCCTAGATGTcctattaatttttgtttcttacgTTCTGATTCTCCATGCTGTCTTCCACATCCCTTCCCAAGATGCTCGTCACAAGGCTCTCAACACGTGTGGTTCCCATGTCTGTGtcatcattctcttttatggGCCTGGAATCTTCACAATCCTTACTCAGAGGTTTGGCCGCCACATTCCACCTCATATCCACATCTTGTTGGCTAATGTCTGCATGCTTGCTCCACCTATGCTGAATCCCATCATTTATGGGATCAAGACCAAGCAAATCTGGGAGCAGGTAGCTCATGTGTtgtttataaagcagaaataa